The following DNA comes from Kitasatospora sp. NBC_01287.
CCGTGTCGGTCGTGGTGAGGCGTCCAAGGGTAAGACCGCCGGTCGTGGTACCAAGGGCACCAAGGCCCGCTACCAGGTTCCGCAGCGCTTCGAGGGTGGCCAGATGCCCCTCCACATGCGCCTGCCGAAGCTGAAGGGCTTCAAGAACCCCTTCAAGATCACCTTCCAGGTGGTCAACCTCGACAAGCTGGCCGAGCTCTACCCGCAGGGTGGCGAGGTCACGGTCGAAGGTCTCGTCGAGAAGGGCGCGGTTCGCAAGAACTCGCTCGTCAAGGTGCTCGGCACCGGCGAGATCTCCGTCGCGCTGCAGGTCTCGGTGGACGCCGTCTCCGGCTCCGCCGCCGAGAAGATCAAGGCCGCCGGCGGCACCGTCATCGAGCTCATCTGAGCTCGCTGACAAACCGCTGAGATCGTGCTGATCCCGCGCTGACGTCAGGTCAGAACCAGAGCCCCGTCCCTCTTTCGAGGGGCGGGGCTCTGGTCATTCGTGTGTTCATCAGCATGACTTTGGCGTTCAACCCAGGCCAAAACCGGGCATCTGGGCGTGCCATGGGCAACCCCGCGCTTCGCGCGCTTCTTCTTCGTTGCCGCGCACTGTTAGAGTCCGTGGAGTTCCCTTGTAGCCTCCCCCGGGCTGCCGTGGAGCAGGACCGACCCCAACTCCCCATTCAGGACCGACCCTCCCGCCGACGACGTGCGGGAGGCGCAGGAGGCACCGTGCTCAGTGCGTTCGCGCGGGCGTTCAAGACGCCCGACCTGCGCAAGAAGCTGCTGTTCACGCTGGGCATCATGGTGCTGTTCCGGATGGGTGCGCACATCCCCGTCCCCGGCGTCAACTTCAAAGCCGTGAACGAGTGCGTGAAGCAGAGCAGCAACGGCCTCTTCGGCCTCGTCAACCTGTTCAGCGGCGGTGCGCTGCTGCAGTTGACGATCTTCGCGCTCGGCATCATGCCGTACATCACCGCCAGCATCATCCTCCAGCTGCTCACCGTCGTGATCCCGCGACTGGAAGCGCTGAAGAAGGAGGGGCAGGCCGGCACCGCCAAGATCACCCAGTACACCCGCTACCTGACCATCGCCCTGGCCATCCTGCAGGGCACCGGCATCGTGGCGACCGCCTCCAACGGCGCGCTCTTCTCCACCTGCCCGGTCGGCAACGAGGTCGTACCGGACACCTCGGTCTTCCGCATCGCCACCATGGTCATCTGCATGACCGCGGGCACCACGATGATCATGTGGCTCGGCGAGCTGATCACCGACCGCGGCATCGGCAACGGCATGTCGATCCTGATCTTCACCTCGATCGCCTCCGGTTTCCCCGGCAACCTCTGGACGATCAAGAAGCTCGGCAAGATCGGCGGCGGCTGGGTCGACTTCTTCGCGGTGATCGCGGTCGGCATCGTGGTGGTGGTCCTGGTCATCTTCGTGGAGCAGGCGCAACGCCGGATTCCGGTGCAGTACGCCAAGCGCATGATCGGTCGGCGGGCCTTCGGCGGGACCTCGACCTACATCCCGCTCAAGGTGAACCAGGCCGGTGTCATCCCGGTCATCTTCGCCTCCTCGCTGCTGTACATCCCGGCGCTGGTCGCGCAGCTGACGAACAGCAAGGCCGGCTGGGCGACCTGGATCCAGAACAACTTCACCAAGGGCGACCACCCCGCCTACATGGTCACGTACTTCGTGCTGATCGTGTTCTTCGCCTTCTTCTACGTCGCGATCTCCTTCAACCCCGAAGAAGTTGCCGACAATATGAAGAAGTATGGTGGCTTCATCCCCGGCATCCGGGCCGGTCGGCCGACCGCCGAATACCTGAACTACGTGCTGACCCGCATCACCTGGCCGGGTTCGCTCTACCTGGGCCTCATCGCGTTGATCCCGATGATCGGCCTGGTCGCCCTCAACGCGAGCACCACGATCCCGTTCGGTGGCACCAGCATCCTCATCATCGTCGGTGTCGGACTCGAAACTGTGAAGCAGATCGAGAGCCAGCTCCAGCAGCGTAATTACGAAGGGTTCCTCCGCTGATGCGTATCGTCCTCGTCGGACCTCCCGGGGCCGGGAAGGGTACTCAGGCGCACGTGCTCGCCAAGACCCTGTCCATTCCCCACATCTCGACCGGTGACCTCTTCCGGGCCAACATCAGCCAGGGCACCCCGCTGGGTGTCGAGGCGAAGAGCTACATGGACCAGGGTCGGCTGGTACCGGACGAGGTCACCATCGGGATGGCCAAGGACCGGCTCCAGCACCAGGACACCGCCCAGGGCTTCCTGCTGGACGGCTTCCCGCGCAACCTGGAGCAGGCCAAGGCCCTGGACGAGTTCCTCACCGAGCAGGGCATCGCCCTGGACGGGGTGCTCGACCTGGAGGTCCCCGAGGACGAGGTGGTCAAGCGCATCGCCGGCCGCCGCCTGTGCCGCAACAACGGAGCCCACGTCTTCCACGTGGTCTACAACCCGCCGGTCGCCGAGGGCGTCTGCGACGAGTGCGGTGGCGAGCTCTACCAGCGCTCGGACGACACCGAGGAGTCGGTGCGGGTCCGCCTGGAGGAGTACCACTCCAAGACCGAGCCGATCATCGACTACTACCGCCAGCAGGGCCTGGTCACCACGATCTCGGCGCTCGGCAAGGTGGACGAGGTCACCCAGCGCGCGGTGGACGCGCTGGAGGCCGGCAAGCAGGGCTGAGCAAGCCCCTCGCACATCCCGCGGCCGCGGCACCCCCTTCCCGGGGTGCCGCGGCCGTCCGGCGTCGTACGGTGGGGGAGAGGAGCGGCCGTCCGGCGAGCGCCCGGGCCGGCCCGCGGCAGCCGAAGCCCCCAGTACCGCAGCAGCACCGAGTACCGCAGGCCCGCGGCACCGCAGAGATACCGACGAAAGGCACTGGCCAAGATGGTGGAGATCAAGACCCCCGAGCAGATCGCGAAGATGCGAGCGGCCGGGCTGGTCGTCGCGGAGGCGCTCAAGGCCTGCCGCGAGGCGGTCGCCCCCGGGGTGAGCACCCAGGAGCTCAACGACATCGCGGCCAAGGTGATCGCCGACCACGGAGCCACCTCCAACTTCCGCGCGCACCACGGCAGCCTCTGGTTCCCCGGGGTGATCTGCGCCTCGGTGAACAACGAGGTGGTGCACGGCATCCCCGGTGAGCGGGTGCTGGCCGAGGGCGACCTGATCTCCATCGACTGCGGCGCCATCGTGGACGGCTGGCACGGCGACGCCGCCATCACCGTGGCGGTCGGCGAGGTCAGGCCCGAGGTCGAGATGCTCAGCCGGGTGACCGAGGGCTCGATGTGGGCCGGCATCGCGCAGATGAAGAAGAGCAACCGCCTGGTCGACGTCTCCAAGGCGATCGAGGGCTTCATCCGCCGCCAGCCGCTGCCGCCCAAGGGCAAGTGGGGCATCACCGAGGGCTACGGCGGCCACGGCATCGGCACCGCGATGCACATGGAGCCGCACGTGCTGAACTACGTCGAGCGCGGCCGCGGCAAGGGCCCCAAGCTGGTCCCCGGCACCGTGCTGGCGATCGAGCCGATGGTCTCGCTCGGCACGCCGCACACCTCGGTGCTGGAGGACGACTGGACGGTCGTCACCAACGACGGCACCTGGGCCTCGCACTGGGAGCACTCGGTGGCCATCACCGAGCAGGGCCCCCTGGTGCTCACCGCCTTCGACGGTGGAAAGGCCCAGCTCGCGGCCCTCGGGGTGACCGCGGCTCCCGATCCGCTGGCCTGAGCCGGTATCGTCTGGGATCGATCCGCCAGGCGAAACCGGACATAAGGGGAACAAGACAGTGCTCAAGGGCTTCCGCGACTTCATGATGCGCGGCAACGTCGTCGACATGGGCGTCGGTATCGTGATCGGCTCCGCCTTCACCGCGGTGGTCGGCGGCTTCGTGAAGGCCTTCCTCACCCCGCTGGTGGGTGTGGTGGTCGGCGCGACCGGTGACTTCAGCTCGTACACCTTCAAGGTGCTGAACGTCGAGTTCCCCTACGGGCAGTTCCTCAACGTGCTGATCACGTTCG
Coding sequences within:
- a CDS encoding adenylate kinase; amino-acid sequence: MRIVLVGPPGAGKGTQAHVLAKTLSIPHISTGDLFRANISQGTPLGVEAKSYMDQGRLVPDEVTIGMAKDRLQHQDTAQGFLLDGFPRNLEQAKALDEFLTEQGIALDGVLDLEVPEDEVVKRIAGRRLCRNNGAHVFHVVYNPPVAEGVCDECGGELYQRSDDTEESVRVRLEEYHSKTEPIIDYYRQQGLVTTISALGKVDEVTQRAVDALEAGKQG
- the mscL gene encoding large conductance mechanosensitive channel protein MscL is translated as MLKGFRDFMMRGNVVDMGVGIVIGSAFTAVVGGFVKAFLTPLVGVVVGATGDFSSYTFKVLNVEFPYGQFLNVLITFVLTAAVLYFFVVLPVARASARYLPKKPKAAKRPCPECLTEIPEAASRCSACTAPVQPLVAAGIGPQR
- the map gene encoding type I methionyl aminopeptidase; its protein translation is MVEIKTPEQIAKMRAAGLVVAEALKACREAVAPGVSTQELNDIAAKVIADHGATSNFRAHHGSLWFPGVICASVNNEVVHGIPGERVLAEGDLISIDCGAIVDGWHGDAAITVAVGEVRPEVEMLSRVTEGSMWAGIAQMKKSNRLVDVSKAIEGFIRRQPLPPKGKWGITEGYGGHGIGTAMHMEPHVLNYVERGRGKGPKLVPGTVLAIEPMVSLGTPHTSVLEDDWTVVTNDGTWASHWEHSVAITEQGPLVLTAFDGGKAQLAALGVTAAPDPLA
- the rplO gene encoding 50S ribosomal protein L15 — its product is MADSPIKIHNLRPAPGAKTDKIRVGRGEASKGKTAGRGTKGTKARYQVPQRFEGGQMPLHMRLPKLKGFKNPFKITFQVVNLDKLAELYPQGGEVTVEGLVEKGAVRKNSLVKVLGTGEISVALQVSVDAVSGSAAEKIKAAGGTVIELI
- the secY gene encoding preprotein translocase subunit SecY codes for the protein MLSAFARAFKTPDLRKKLLFTLGIMVLFRMGAHIPVPGVNFKAVNECVKQSSNGLFGLVNLFSGGALLQLTIFALGIMPYITASIILQLLTVVIPRLEALKKEGQAGTAKITQYTRYLTIALAILQGTGIVATASNGALFSTCPVGNEVVPDTSVFRIATMVICMTAGTTMIMWLGELITDRGIGNGMSILIFTSIASGFPGNLWTIKKLGKIGGGWVDFFAVIAVGIVVVVLVIFVEQAQRRIPVQYAKRMIGRRAFGGTSTYIPLKVNQAGVIPVIFASSLLYIPALVAQLTNSKAGWATWIQNNFTKGDHPAYMVTYFVLIVFFAFFYVAISFNPEEVADNMKKYGGFIPGIRAGRPTAEYLNYVLTRITWPGSLYLGLIALIPMIGLVALNASTTIPFGGTSILIIVGVGLETVKQIESQLQQRNYEGFLR